A DNA window from Flavisolibacter ginsenosidimutans contains the following coding sequences:
- a CDS encoding glycoside hydrolase family 19 protein codes for MTLGQVKETTCAATPCADKFLPYINDTCDKYGINTPARQLCFLAQVGHESAGLFYTEELASGDAYENRKDLGNTQPGDGRKYKGRGLIQITGRNNYKTIGDSFGVDFINNPTLLGAKNANLCSPDQLKYAAMSAGWFWNSRKLNDIADKIDIKKPIDQGDNLTHYIEMTKKINGGTNGLADRVNRFKIGAKFF; via the coding sequence ATGACACTTGGACAAGTAAAAGAAACCACCTGCGCCGCTACACCTTGTGCGGATAAATTCCTTCCTTACATCAACGATACCTGCGACAAATACGGCATCAACACGCCGGCCCGCCAGTTGTGTTTTCTGGCGCAGGTTGGCCATGAAAGCGCCGGCCTTTTTTATACCGAGGAATTGGCCTCCGGCGATGCTTACGAAAACAGAAAAGATTTGGGCAACACGCAGCCGGGCGACGGCCGCAAATACAAAGGCCGCGGCCTCATTCAAATTACGGGGCGCAACAATTACAAAACCATCGGCGACAGCTTTGGCGTTGATTTTATCAACAATCCTACGCTGCTTGGCGCAAAAAACGCAAACCTCTGTTCGCCCGACCAACTGAAGTATGCCGCCATGAGTGCGGGTTGGTTCTGGAACTCGCGAAAACTAAACGACATTGCCGACAAGATTGACATTAAGAAGCCCATTGACCAGGGCGATAATTTGACGCATTACATTGAGATGACGAAGAAAATAAACGGTGGCACAAACGGCCTTGCGGATCGTGTGAACCGTTTTAAAATCGGCGCAAAATTCTTTTAA
- the recN gene encoding DNA repair protein RecN encodes MLSRLSIRNYAIIERLEVEFSSKLNVITGETGAGKSIIVGALGLILGQRAEGAVLHDKEKKCIVEGCFKEEAADDHVLAFFKENELDIADELVVRREIAPSGKSRAFINDTPVNLSQLNELSSLLVDLHQQFDTLELGESDFQREVLDALAGNFSTLHQYGQIFSSSQTARRELEALKEQKTQFEKEFDYHQFQFNELEEAGFTTNELEDLDTELRLLSNAEGIKNALSKAYFDLAESEEPVVRQLKTMLSSLQAFAELHPELPALTERLQSSYIELQDIADELDRISNHINSDAERLEAINERLSLGYRLLKKHAVSATNELVEIRNNLHSKLQAVLNIDDAINAAEKKYADSLQQAESLAAKISAARKAQVKPLETQVNKMLAQVGMPNARIKVDVSKAPLNSTGFDAIEFLFDANKKEQFQPLRKVASGGELSRLMLCIKSLVATSMDMPTLIFDEIDTGISGEAAKQVGIIMKELAAARQVICITHQPQIAGKADAHYLVYKDLQNDSIRTGVRLLNTDERIVAIARMMSGERPTAAALENAREMVMN; translated from the coding sequence ATGTTGAGCCGATTATCCATCAGGAACTACGCGATTATTGAACGGTTGGAGGTAGAGTTTTCATCCAAATTAAACGTCATTACCGGCGAAACCGGCGCGGGCAAATCCATCATCGTTGGTGCATTGGGATTGATTTTGGGCCAACGGGCCGAGGGTGCCGTGCTTCATGACAAAGAAAAAAAGTGCATCGTTGAAGGCTGCTTTAAAGAAGAGGCGGCCGATGACCATGTGTTGGCTTTTTTTAAAGAAAACGAACTGGATATTGCCGACGAACTGGTGGTGCGAAGAGAGATTGCACCAAGCGGAAAATCGAGGGCTTTTATCAACGACACGCCGGTCAATCTTTCGCAGCTAAATGAATTGAGTTCATTGTTGGTGGATTTGCACCAGCAATTTGATACGCTTGAATTGGGTGAAAGCGATTTTCAACGCGAAGTGCTGGACGCACTGGCCGGTAATTTTTCAACCCTTCATCAATACGGACAAATCTTTTCTTCTTCGCAAACAGCGCGGCGTGAATTGGAGGCTTTAAAAGAACAAAAGACGCAGTTTGAAAAGGAATTCGATTATCACCAGTTCCAGTTTAACGAGTTAGAAGAAGCCGGGTTTACAACGAATGAGTTGGAAGACCTGGACACCGAATTAAGGCTGCTTTCCAACGCCGAAGGTATCAAGAACGCTTTGAGTAAAGCCTACTTTGATTTAGCCGAGAGCGAAGAGCCGGTGGTGCGGCAATTGAAAACCATGTTGAGCAGTTTGCAAGCCTTTGCCGAACTGCATCCCGAATTACCTGCGCTTACCGAAAGGTTGCAATCTTCCTACATCGAACTGCAGGACATTGCCGATGAACTTGACCGCATTAGCAATCACATAAACTCCGATGCAGAACGATTGGAGGCCATTAACGAACGATTGTCGTTGGGTTATCGCTTACTAAAAAAACACGCTGTTTCTGCAACAAACGAACTCGTTGAAATCCGCAACAATCTCCATTCAAAATTGCAAGCCGTATTAAACATTGACGATGCGATAAATGCGGCCGAAAAAAAATACGCAGACTCCTTGCAGCAAGCAGAAAGCTTAGCCGCGAAAATTTCCGCAGCTCGCAAAGCGCAGGTGAAACCGCTTGAAACACAGGTGAACAAAATGCTGGCGCAAGTGGGAATGCCCAACGCAAGAATTAAAGTAGATGTTTCAAAAGCACCGCTGAATTCAACGGGTTTTGATGCGATAGAATTTTTGTTTGACGCCAATAAAAAAGAACAGTTTCAGCCTTTGCGCAAAGTAGCCAGCGGCGGTGAATTAAGCCGCTTAATGCTTTGCATTAAATCGCTTGTTGCCACGTCCATGGACATGCCCACGCTCATTTTCGATGAAATTGACACGGGTATTTCCGGCGAAGCCGCAAAACAAGTCGGCATTATCATGAAAGAGCTAGCAGCGGCGCGACAAGTGATTTGCATCACGCACCAGCCGCAAATTGCCGGCAAAGCCGATGCGCATTATTTGGTGTACAAAGATTTGCAAAACGATTCGATCCGAACCGGTGTGCGCCTGCTGAATACCGACGAACGCATTGTGGCCATTGCCCGCATGATGAGCGGCGAAAGACCAACCGCTGCGGCGTTGGAGAATGCAAGAGAAATGGTGATGAATTGA
- a CDS encoding zinc ribbon domain-containing protein — MATVKDYSVEEKLSSLVRLQKIESKMDEIRILKGELPMEVADLEDEIQGLHARQLRIEEEINGITEFIEQKKNAIKDAQELIKKYEKQSENVKNNREFEAINKEMEMQQLEVKLCEKHIKDANEEIAEKAVALEKAKKAIAAKDGVLQSKKGELEKIISTTEKEEKDLGKKAADAKEHVDSRLLASYEKIRGNYRNGLAVVPVERDACGGCFNYIPPQKQSEIKQRKKVMVCENCGRILVDTDLSDSVEVK, encoded by the coding sequence ATGGCAACCGTTAAAGATTATTCCGTTGAAGAGAAATTGTCCTCGCTGGTAAGGCTCCAAAAGATCGAATCCAAGATGGATGAGATCCGCATTCTAAAAGGCGAGCTTCCCATGGAAGTGGCCGACCTTGAAGACGAAATCCAGGGCCTTCATGCCCGTCAGTTGCGGATTGAAGAAGAGATCAACGGCATCACCGAATTTATTGAGCAGAAGAAGAATGCCATCAAAGACGCACAGGAACTCATTAAAAAATACGAGAAGCAAAGCGAAAACGTAAAGAACAACCGCGAGTTTGAAGCCATCAACAAAGAAATGGAGATGCAGCAACTTGAGGTAAAGCTTTGCGAGAAACACATTAAAGACGCCAACGAAGAAATTGCGGAAAAAGCCGTGGCGCTGGAAAAAGCCAAAAAGGCCATTGCGGCCAAAGACGGCGTACTGCAAAGCAAAAAAGGCGAACTCGAAAAAATTATTTCCACCACCGAAAAGGAAGAAAAAGACCTGGGCAAAAAGGCCGCCGATGCCAAAGAACACGTAGACAGTCGTCTACTGGCCTCGTACGAAAAAATCCGCGGCAATTACCGCAACGGGTTGGCTGTGGTGCCGGTAGAACGCGATGCCTGTGGCGGCTGCTTTAACTACATTCCACCCCAAAAGCAAAGCGAAATTAAGCAGCGCAAAAAAGTAATGGTGTGCGAGAACTGCGGCCGCATTTTGGTGGATACCGATTTGAGCGATTCCGTTGAAGTGAAATAG
- a CDS encoding Nif3-like dinuclear metal center hexameric protein, translating to MKIGEILSVIESFAAPELQEDYDNAGLITGNRDWMCKGVLCTLDVTPAVVKEALQVNCNLIIAHHPIVFRGIKRVDTGDSIGQVLVEAIKADVAIYAAHTNLDNVVLGVNNTIAGKLGLKNMSVLQPKSKMLRRLITFAPTDKAEAVRQAVFAAGAGHIGKYSECSFNSQGIGTFKAGAGADPYVGEVGEQHQEKETKIEIVYPFFLERQVVKALVAAHPYEEVAYDIFTMENVHYGIGAGIIGELEHETSEKNFLRLLKNRFDLAVIRHTALRNKPVKKVAVCGGAGSFLIKKALGSGADVYVSSDIKYHEFFDAEGRMVIADIGHYESEQFTVDLLQSLLAEKFPTFAVLKTSVNTNPVRYFT from the coding sequence ATGAAAATTGGTGAAATTCTTTCGGTCATTGAATCTTTTGCCGCGCCTGAGCTGCAGGAAGATTACGACAATGCTGGTCTTATCACAGGAAACAGGGACTGGATGTGCAAAGGCGTTTTGTGTACATTAGACGTTACGCCTGCCGTTGTAAAGGAGGCTCTGCAAGTTAACTGCAATTTAATTATTGCCCATCATCCAATCGTTTTTCGCGGTATAAAACGGGTTGACACGGGCGATTCTATCGGGCAAGTGCTGGTAGAAGCAATTAAGGCCGATGTAGCGATTTATGCAGCGCATACCAATTTAGACAACGTGGTGCTGGGCGTAAACAACACCATCGCAGGAAAACTGGGTTTAAAAAACATGAGCGTTCTTCAGCCGAAAAGTAAAATGCTCCGCCGCCTGATCACGTTCGCGCCAACCGATAAAGCTGAAGCGGTGCGTCAGGCCGTGTTTGCCGCAGGTGCGGGACACATCGGGAAATATTCCGAGTGCAGCTTTAACAGCCAAGGCATTGGAACGTTCAAAGCCGGAGCCGGCGCTGATCCGTACGTGGGCGAAGTGGGCGAACAACATCAGGAAAAGGAAACCAAGATTGAGATTGTTTACCCGTTTTTCCTGGAACGGCAGGTGGTGAAGGCACTTGTTGCGGCTCATCCCTACGAAGAAGTGGCCTATGATATTTTTACAATGGAGAACGTACATTACGGCATTGGGGCCGGCATCATTGGCGAACTGGAACATGAAACGAGCGAAAAGAATTTTCTGCGCTTGTTAAAAAATCGTTTTGATTTAGCGGTCATCCGGCACACGGCCCTGCGAAACAAGCCGGTAAAAAAAGTGGCCGTCTGCGGCGGGGCCGGAAGCTTTTTAATTAAAAAAGCTCTCGGGAGCGGCGCCGATGTTTACGTTTCTTCGGACATCAAATACCACGAGTTTTTTGACGCCGAAGGCCGGATGGTGATTGCCGACATTGGGCATTATGAAAGCGAGCAGTTCACGGTGGACCTGCTGCAAAGCTTACTGGCAGAAAAATTCCCTACATTTGCCGTCCTTAAAACAAGCGTGAATACGAATCCCGTGCGATATTTTACGTGA
- a CDS encoding polysaccharide deacetylase family protein: MMLPKKKFQCTPVTILLLAVLLIAFAGCRKGVPEGELAQGQIALTFDDNSIENWHKQLSLLDSLNIKATFYISHYHTFNKQQKTWLKEIEKRGHEIAFHTATHPDLPKEVAKRGMAATEEKEIKKDLKLMQADGYYPTDFAYPFGSHTSQLNTCLLRTFKSVRALSNQQNYNLSLVKEAGEGKVLYGANIDNNSRLKEEGIASLMDKAREHRDCLVMVAHQINSNGKLQISRERLQYIARLAKEKNLRFVTVNEIVK; encoded by the coding sequence ATGATGCTGCCGAAAAAAAAGTTTCAGTGCACTCCGGTGACGATCTTGCTGCTTGCTGTTTTATTAATTGCTTTTGCGGGCTGTCGCAAAGGCGTGCCCGAAGGCGAACTGGCACAAGGCCAGATAGCTCTCACCTTCGACGATAACTCGATTGAAAACTGGCACAAGCAGTTGTCTTTGCTTGATTCGCTAAACATTAAGGCTACCTTTTACATTAGTCACTACCACACGTTCAACAAGCAACAAAAAACGTGGCTGAAGGAAATTGAAAAACGCGGTCACGAAATTGCCTTTCACACAGCCACTCATCCAGACCTGCCGAAAGAAGTAGCCAAAAGAGGAATGGCCGCAACCGAAGAAAAAGAAATAAAGAAAGACCTAAAACTCATGCAGGCGGATGGCTACTATCCTACCGATTTTGCCTATCCTTTCGGCAGCCACACAAGCCAGTTAAATACCTGCCTGTTGCGCACGTTTAAGTCGGTAAGAGCCTTGAGCAACCAGCAGAACTATAACCTAAGCCTGGTAAAAGAAGCGGGCGAAGGAAAAGTTTTATACGGCGCCAATATTGACAACAACTCCCGTTTAAAAGAAGAAGGCATTGCCTCGCTTATGGACAAGGCCCGTGAACACCGCGACTGCCTGGTGATGGTGGCGCATCAAATCAACAGCAACGGCAAACTGCAAATTAGCCGCGAACGCCTGCAATACATCGCAAGACTGGCCAAAGAAAAAAACCTCCGGTTTGTTACGGTGAACGAGATTGTGAAGTAG
- a CDS encoding carboxypeptidase M32 — translation MRRIADIKAASAVLQWDQETYLPQGGAHFRGQQISTLSELAHGLFSEDSLGDLLRELVQKEELTPAQKRNVERTLEDYKKNKKYTSAFVRALSEQINKTFHAWIEARKQNSFSVYEKDLDALIKLKKEETQILGFVHHPYDALLDEYEKGATVSLLDKTFATLLPPLEELFQKITAAPQVDSSFLHQHFPEQQQWQWGLHLIKQLHFDFEKGRQDKSEHPFSTSFSPQDVRITTRIDENDFGNMTWSCIHETGHALYEQGLPDDQYGLPLGEACSYSIHESQSRLWENNVGRSKDFWQFYYPQLQQYFPGQFHNVDLERFYKGINKVQPSLIRTEADEISYHFHVFIRYELEKKLIEGALATADIPVFWNEGYKTYLGVTVPDDKRGCLQDVHWSHGSFGYFPTYSLGSFYAAQFFAKAKNEIATLSGEITEGNTESLLQWLRTKIHSKGRYFTSEGLCKDITGEGLNGRYFLNYAQEKYTGIYTN, via the coding sequence ATGCGGCGCATTGCCGACATTAAAGCCGCAAGCGCCGTGTTGCAATGGGACCAGGAAACTTATCTGCCGCAAGGCGGCGCCCATTTCAGGGGGCAACAAATCAGCACGCTTTCCGAACTGGCGCACGGGCTTTTTAGCGAAGACTCTTTGGGCGATTTATTGAGAGAACTAGTGCAGAAAGAAGAGTTGACACCAGCACAGAAACGCAACGTCGAACGAACGCTGGAAGATTACAAGAAGAACAAGAAATACACGTCGGCTTTTGTGCGGGCCTTGTCGGAACAGATCAACAAAACCTTTCACGCCTGGATTGAAGCACGCAAGCAAAACAGCTTTTCGGTTTACGAAAAAGATTTGGATGCGTTGATAAAACTCAAAAAAGAAGAAACCCAAATTCTCGGCTTTGTTCATCACCCTTATGATGCTTTGCTGGACGAATACGAAAAAGGCGCAACCGTTTCACTGCTCGATAAAACCTTTGCAACTCTTCTCCCGCCGTTAGAGGAATTGTTTCAAAAAATTACCGCCGCCCCGCAGGTTGATAGTTCTTTTTTACATCAGCATTTTCCCGAACAACAGCAGTGGCAATGGGGGCTGCATTTAATAAAGCAGCTTCATTTTGATTTTGAAAAAGGCCGGCAGGACAAAAGCGAACATCCTTTCAGCACATCCTTTTCGCCGCAAGATGTGCGCATCACCACGCGGATAGACGAAAACGACTTTGGCAACATGACCTGGAGCTGCATCCACGAAACCGGCCATGCCTTGTATGAACAAGGACTGCCCGATGATCAATACGGATTACCGCTTGGCGAAGCTTGCTCGTACAGCATCCACGAATCGCAATCGCGTTTGTGGGAAAATAACGTAGGCCGCAGCAAAGACTTCTGGCAGTTTTATTATCCGCAACTGCAACAATACTTTCCCGGTCAATTCCACAACGTTGACTTAGAGCGTTTTTACAAAGGCATCAACAAGGTGCAACCTTCGCTCATACGTACCGAAGCCGATGAAATCTCTTACCATTTTCACGTTTTCATCCGCTACGAGCTCGAGAAAAAATTAATTGAAGGAGCATTGGCAACCGCCGATATTCCGGTCTTTTGGAACGAAGGGTACAAAACTTATTTGGGCGTAACCGTGCCCGATGACAAACGCGGTTGCCTGCAAGATGTGCATTGGAGCCACGGCAGCTTCGGTTATTTTCCTACTTATAGTTTGGGAAGTTTTTATGCGGCACAATTTTTTGCAAAGGCAAAAAACGAGATAGCGACGTTGTCAGGCGAAATTACGGAGGGCAATACAGAATCACTTTTACAGTGGTTAAGAACGAAAATTCACAGCAAGGGACGCTATTTCACCAGCGAAGGTTTGTGTAAAGACATAACCGGCGAAGGGCTCAACGGCCGCTATTTTCTGAATTACGCACAAGAAAAATACACCGGAATTTACACGAATTGA
- a CDS encoding PKD domain-containing protein, with amino-acid sequence MRNICILLLAILTCTLCHGQAPAANFTAAQASGCAPVIINFQDQSTGSPTSWQWNFGNGVTSTLQNPSTTYFTPGTYTVTLTASNGSGSNTLTRTGFVTVYAKPTVNFSVNDSAGCAPLGVQFTDLSVAAPGTVNTSWVWDFGNGTNSPAQNPSTTYTLPANYTVSLKVTSDKGCFATVSKPAYVQISGSLQVDFSSTGVNRCRTPFPVNFTNNSTGPGTLSYLWTFGDGGTSTAQNPLHTYSTPGAYNVSLAVTSSNGCTDTLRKASFINIQNINTSFTAIDSVCVKSPVNFSNSSTPSPQGSAWDFGDGTTSATLSPVKTFTTPGTYSVHLLNTYTYCSDSASKTIKVFPRPASAFTGTNTFQCKPPLTVTFTDASTSAVSWQWNFGDGNTSTQQSPSHTYNAYGNYTVTLIVTNANGCTDTLSQPSFVRIQKPVISFPTLPLNGCVPYTTTLSSNVNTPDNVASYLWNFGDGNTSVQTTPTHTYSTQGNYTVKLTITTSTGCTESDSVTNAVTVGRVPTVDFTAVPNPVCTFGQVQFTAVFSEGNAFAWNFGDGSTSNVQNPVHQYTDTGRYNVNLTVTNNGCAVTATKPAFIQSNPPIAGFRFKNDCQNRKLFFFTDTSVVGLGTPTYEWDFGDGSPVSTSPSPSHLFPAFGTYIVTLKVSVGGCTNTKTLNLNVFNETPAFTADKRVACKTATVNYTSQSNNLGNIVSYAWDFSNGTTSNAQNPQITYSASGSFTTTLITTDIYGCKDTVAQPNYIRINGPSAGYTVTNNNGCKGLKASFTSTAQSDGTNPIVIWQWKYGDGASQTFFAPFSPQHTYNAVGSYTVQLTVTDTLGCKDSLILPGLVNATSPKADFSANDTLSCLGSSLNFTNNSTAQNFTMIWDFGDGSTWGGNNPPHIYPDTGYYTVKLKIVDQYGCADSLTKARYIHIQKTVAAFAVSDSLGGCTPFEVKFNNASQFYTSSLWQLGNGSSTVTNPSQVYNTAGTYNIKLTVTGRGGCADTAVKTIRVFDASATTFSYSPFNGCKPLELNGTVKSPANLNFTWDFGDGTTMTTTALNAVHTYNVFGNYVPKLLLSDSGNCLIPLIGIDTVRILGVNAKFGWDKRLFCDSGTVSFTDSTTFNDPVTSYAWDFGDGNPSTATSPAHHFATPGTYTVSLILQTQNGCTDTAKVDQLVKVVESPSVRINGDSIICQNDVVQYTGLFNRMDTSLVQWAWRFPNGASSAQQIPSAQTFTAPGTFTVQAVVTNSSGCTDTATRNLLVNPLPVITVSSPLTTLLGTPVLLPATYINNIVSYSWAPATGLSCTDCPQPLASPKFNTLYKVTVVDENGCKATGKVEVIVLCRGSLVFVPNTFSPNGDGSNDVFYVRGKGLDRVKSLRVFNRWGETVFEKQNFAVNDPSVGWDGTYKGQKLSPDVYVYQVEVFCENAEIIHFEGNVSLIR; translated from the coding sequence TTGAGAAACATTTGCATCCTACTTCTTGCTATCCTGACTTGCACCCTTTGCCACGGACAGGCGCCCGCAGCCAATTTCACGGCCGCTCAAGCTTCCGGTTGTGCGCCGGTCATTATTAATTTTCAGGACCAGTCTACCGGAAGCCCCACAAGCTGGCAATGGAATTTTGGCAACGGGGTTACGTCTACCCTGCAAAATCCTTCTACCACTTATTTTACGCCGGGCACTTATACCGTTACCCTTACAGCAAGTAACGGAAGCGGGAGCAACACGCTTACCCGTACAGGCTTTGTTACCGTTTATGCAAAACCAACGGTAAACTTTTCCGTAAACGACAGCGCCGGCTGCGCACCGCTTGGCGTACAGTTTACCGATTTGTCCGTAGCAGCGCCGGGCACCGTTAATACGTCTTGGGTCTGGGACTTTGGAAACGGCACCAATTCGCCAGCACAAAATCCGTCAACCACGTACACTCTTCCCGCCAATTATACGGTTAGCCTCAAGGTCACAAGCGACAAGGGCTGTTTTGCCACGGTTTCAAAACCGGCTTACGTTCAAATTTCGGGCAGCCTGCAGGTTGATTTTTCAAGTACAGGCGTCAACCGCTGTCGTACGCCTTTCCCGGTAAACTTCACCAACAACTCAACCGGGCCGGGAACGCTTTCCTATCTCTGGACCTTTGGCGATGGTGGAACATCAACGGCGCAGAATCCCTTACACACGTACAGCACACCGGGTGCTTACAATGTTTCACTCGCCGTTACCAGCAGCAACGGATGTACCGATACCCTTCGCAAGGCTTCTTTCATCAACATTCAAAACATCAATACTTCGTTTACTGCAATTGACAGCGTTTGCGTGAAATCGCCGGTCAATTTTAGCAACAGTTCCACCCCATCTCCGCAAGGCAGTGCGTGGGATTTTGGCGACGGAACAACTTCAGCAACTTTAAGCCCGGTAAAAACCTTCACCACGCCAGGAACGTACAGCGTACACCTGCTAAATACATACACGTATTGCAGTGATTCTGCATCCAAAACAATTAAAGTATTTCCGCGGCCTGCATCAGCTTTTACCGGCACAAATACCTTTCAGTGCAAGCCACCGCTCACCGTTACTTTCACCGATGCCTCTACAAGTGCCGTAAGTTGGCAGTGGAATTTCGGCGACGGCAATACATCAACGCAACAAAGTCCATCACATACCTACAACGCTTACGGAAACTATACCGTAACACTGATTGTAACCAATGCCAACGGCTGCACCGATACGCTTTCGCAACCTTCTTTTGTAAGAATTCAAAAGCCTGTGATTTCGTTTCCAACGCTGCCGTTAAACGGTTGCGTGCCTTATACCACCACACTTTCGAGCAACGTAAACACGCCGGATAACGTAGCGTCTTATTTGTGGAATTTTGGCGACGGCAATACCTCTGTACAAACAACGCCGACCCATACATACAGCACGCAAGGAAATTACACGGTGAAGCTTACCATCACTACCAGCACGGGATGCACAGAGAGCGACAGCGTTACGAATGCCGTAACCGTTGGCCGCGTGCCTACCGTTGATTTTACAGCTGTCCCCAACCCCGTTTGCACTTTCGGGCAAGTACAGTTTACGGCTGTTTTTTCGGAAGGGAATGCCTTTGCCTGGAATTTTGGTGATGGTTCTACAAGCAACGTTCAAAATCCGGTTCACCAATACACGGATACGGGAAGGTATAACGTCAACCTGACCGTGACCAACAACGGCTGCGCCGTTACGGCTACCAAGCCGGCCTTCATTCAATCAAATCCACCCATTGCCGGTTTTCGGTTTAAAAACGATTGCCAGAACCGCAAGCTCTTTTTCTTCACAGATACCTCGGTTGTTGGCTTAGGAACGCCAACTTATGAGTGGGATTTTGGCGACGGCAGCCCTGTTTCCACTTCACCCAGCCCTTCGCATTTGTTCCCGGCGTTCGGAACCTATATTGTTACACTGAAAGTAAGCGTGGGCGGATGCACAAATACCAAAACGCTTAATCTAAATGTTTTCAACGAAACGCCTGCGTTCACGGCCGACAAACGGGTGGCCTGCAAAACCGCCACGGTTAATTATACATCGCAAAGCAACAACCTTGGAAATATCGTTTCGTATGCATGGGACTTTTCAAACGGAACCACCTCCAACGCTCAAAATCCGCAAATAACCTACAGCGCAAGCGGCAGTTTCACAACCACTTTGATAACAACCGATATTTACGGATGCAAAGACACGGTAGCGCAGCCAAATTATATTCGGATTAACGGGCCTTCCGCAGGTTATACTGTAACTAACAACAACGGCTGCAAAGGCCTCAAAGCTTCGTTCACCAGCACGGCGCAATCTGATGGCACAAACCCAATTGTTATCTGGCAATGGAAGTACGGCGACGGCGCATCGCAAACTTTTTTTGCACCATTTTCGCCGCAACACACCTACAACGCTGTGGGCAGCTATACCGTTCAGTTGACCGTTACTGACACTTTGGGTTGTAAAGACAGTTTGATTCTTCCGGGTCTTGTTAATGCCACATCTCCCAAAGCAGATTTTAGCGCCAACGACACCTTGAGTTGTTTGGGTAGTTCTCTCAACTTTACCAACAACTCCACCGCTCAAAATTTCACCATGATCTGGGATTTTGGCGACGGGTCAACCTGGGGTGGCAACAATCCTCCGCACATTTATCCAGACACGGGTTATTACACGGTGAAACTCAAAATTGTTGACCAATATGGCTGTGCCGACTCACTCACAAAGGCCCGGTACATTCACATCCAAAAAACTGTGGCTGCCTTTGCTGTTTCCGATTCCCTTGGCGGTTGTACACCCTTTGAAGTAAAATTCAATAATGCCTCCCAGTTTTACACTTCTTCGCTCTGGCAATTGGGCAACGGGAGCAGCACCGTCACCAACCCATCGCAGGTTTACAACACGGCCGGCACTTACAACATCAAACTGACCGTAACCGGCCGGGGTGGCTGTGCCGACACGGCCGTAAAAACTATCCGCGTTTTTGACGCGTCGGCCACGACCTTTTCGTATTCGCCTTTCAACGGATGCAAACCACTTGAACTAAACGGTACGGTAAAAAGTCCGGCCAATCTGAACTTTACCTGGGATTTTGGCGACGGCACAACAATGACAACAACAGCCCTCAATGCCGTTCACACGTACAACGTGTTTGGCAATTACGTGCCCAAGCTCCTGCTCTCCGACTCGGGCAATTGTTTGATTCCTTTAATCGGGATCGATACCGTAAGAATACTGGGGGTGAATGCAAAGTTTGGTTGGGACAAACGCTTGTTCTGCGATAGCGGCACTGTTAGCTTTACCGACTCTACCACGTTTAACGACCCGGTCACTTCGTATGCCTGGGATTTTGGGGACGGAAATCCTTCCACCGCAACATCACCCGCCCACCATTTTGCAACCCCGGGAACCTATACTGTATCGCTGATTTTGCAGACTCAAAACGGTTGTACAGACACTGCTAAAGTTGATCAATTGGTAAAGGTGGTGGAAAGCCCCTCGGTACGCATCAACGGCGACTCTATTATTTGCCAGAACGACGTTGTGCAATATACCGGTCTTTTTAACCGGATGGACACATCGCTGGTGCAATGGGCTTGGCGTTTTCCAAACGGTGCCTCCTCGGCACAACAGATTCCCTCGGCACAAACCTTTACCGCGCCGGGAACCTTTACCGTACAAGCCGTTGTCACCAACAGCAGCGGCTGCACCGATACGGCAACGAGGAATTTATTGGTTAATCCGCTTCCGGTTATTACCGTTTCTTCGCCGCTAACAACGCTGTTGGGAACACCCGTTTTGCTACCAGCCACATATATCAATAACATCGTCTCGTATAGTTGGGCACCGGCCACTGGGTTGAGTTGCACCGATTGTCCGCAACCTTTGGCTTCGCCCAAATTCAACACCTTGTACAAGGTAACGGTGGTGGACGAGAACGGATGCAAAGCCACCGGCAAGGTCGAAGTCATTGTACTTTGCCGGGGATCCTTGGTGTTTGTACCGAACACCTTTTCGCCCAACGGCGACGGCAGTAACGACGTGTTTTACGTGCGGGGAAAAGGCCTTGACCGTGTAAAAAGTCTCCGCGTTTTTAACCGCTGGGGCGAAACCGTTTTTGAAAAGCAGAACTTCGCCGTAAACGATCCGTCGGTAGGCTGGGACGGAACCTACAAAGGACAAAAGCTTTCCCCGGACGTGTACGTTTATCAGGTTGAAGTTTTTTGCGAAAACGCGGAGATCATCCATTTTGAAGGAAACGTTTCACTGATCAGGTAA